From the genome of Malus sylvestris chromosome 6, drMalSylv7.2, whole genome shotgun sequence, one region includes:
- the LOC126627257 gene encoding uncharacterized protein LOC126627257, whose product MNHSMRLSMFNEHCKLKLLSIAETRRFKEVKEGLQQMVISPNWALYKEDDLVKAMTVKQKILDEYFWEKIDYILFFTAPIYEVIRMADTDKPCLHLVYEWWDAMIEKVKAAIYRNERKALHEKSSFFDAVYRILLERWTKSSTPLHCLAHSLNPRYYSSEWLQEDPSRVAPHRDVELTTERKKCFERYFSNEEIRRSINVEYASFSMCLNDFGAIDSMNDRFHLEPVMWWIVHGASTPSLQSIALKLLGQPCSSSCCERNWSTYSFIHSLRRNKITPQRAEDLVFVHNNLRLLSRNNATYKEGISQLWDVGGDGFENLGEESVGMLDIANLSLDEPSLETTLITGGDIMNVEVE is encoded by the exons ATGAACCATAGCATGAGATTGTCTATGTTTAATGAACATTGCAAACTAAAGTTGCTCTCCATTGCCGAAACAAG AAGATTTAAGGAAGTAAAGGAAGGTTTACAACAAATGGTGATTAGCCCGAATTGGGCTTTGTACAAAGAAGATGATTTGGTTAAAGCAATGACGGTGAAGCAAAAAATATTGGATGAGTACTTTTGGGAGAAGATTGATTATATTCTTTTCTTTACAGCTCCAATATATGAGGTTATTAGAATGGCTGACACAGATAAACCTTGTCTTCATTTGGTGTATGAGTGGTGGGATGCTATGATTGAAAAGGTGAAAGCTGCTATCTACAGGAATGAGCGCAAGGCATTACATGAAAAAAGCAGCTTTTTTGATGCGGTGTATCGCATTTTGTTAGAGCGATGGACTAAAAGTAGCACACCACTTCATTGTTTGGCGCATTCATTAAATCCAAG gtATTATAGTTCAGAATGGCTCCAAGAAGACCCTAGTCGGGTTGCTCCACACCGAGATGTTGAGCTTACAACTGAAAGGAAAAAGTGTTTTGAGAGATACTTTTCCAATGAGGAAATTAGAAGAAGTATCAATGTGGAGTATGCCTCTTTCTCTATGTGCTTGAATGACTTTGGAGCTATTGATTCTATGAATGATAGGTTTCATTTGGAACCAGTAATGTGGTGGATTGTCCATGGAGCTTCTACACCTAGTCTCCAATCCATAGCGTTGAAGCTACTTGGACAACCTTGTTCCTCCTCTtgttgtgaaagaaattggagcacttACAGTTTTATTCACTCTCTAAGAAGGAACAAGATTACACCACAAAGAGCCGAGGATTTGGTATTTGTGCATAATAATCTTCGTCTTTTATCAAGGAATAACGCAACCTACAAAGAAGGTATTAGTCAATTGTGGGATGTTGGAGGAGATGGCTTTGAAAACTTGGGTGAAGAAAGTGTCGGGATGCTTGATATTGCTAACCTTTCACTTGATGAACCGTCATTGGAGACTACTTTGATTACTGGAGGAGACATCATGAACGTGGAAGTTGAatga